A portion of the Bacillus sp. es.034 genome contains these proteins:
- a CDS encoding GNAT family N-acetyltransferase, with protein sequence MKTSQYTIRTYQDHDANQIASFDVNAMLAYRYNRDYEHQNIFCAVDTNDHIVGVGHIVPDQTWLAIDHTNKPSDFVYQLNVDISLDEESQPPENVYGDLLKCLLNRGEELRAGYSDKKVRVTHTISSDDLEEIDFYLSKGFDTRRTHLLMKRDLKADIKDYSLPGSLVVKRWEMETQAEEEQYLAAEAKGDLYRVSWSLNHLRWTKNGGEWDTFTVFNGNEVVGSVMTWGLGEERSATENIFVLPEWRRKGIAKAVITKALLFLRDKGKSEATLGVFGDNGRAISLYESLGYRMFSIHLEFGKDL encoded by the coding sequence ATGAAAACGTCTCAATATACGATACGAACTTACCAAGATCACGATGCCAATCAGATTGCTTCATTTGATGTTAACGCTATGCTTGCCTATCGGTACAACCGTGATTATGAACATCAAAATATCTTCTGTGCTGTTGATACTAATGATCACATAGTTGGCGTTGGTCATATTGTTCCTGACCAAACATGGTTAGCGATTGATCACACGAACAAGCCTTCTGATTTTGTGTATCAATTGAATGTAGACATTTCGTTGGACGAGGAATCGCAGCCTCCTGAAAATGTGTATGGTGATTTGTTGAAATGTCTTTTAAATAGAGGGGAGGAACTGAGAGCAGGGTATTCTGACAAAAAAGTAAGAGTGACGCACACCATTTCATCTGATGATCTGGAAGAAATCGATTTCTATCTTTCTAAAGGTTTTGACACTCGTAGGACCCACTTACTAATGAAACGGGATTTAAAAGCAGACATCAAGGATTATTCGCTTCCAGGAAGTCTAGTGGTCAAAAGGTGGGAAATGGAGACGCAAGCTGAAGAGGAACAGTATCTCGCAGCAGAAGCAAAAGGAGATCTTTATAGGGTGTCCTGGAGTCTGAATCATCTAAGGTGGACCAAAAACGGGGGAGAGTGGGATACGTTTACCGTTTTTAATGGAAATGAAGTGGTTGGAAGCGTCATGACCTGGGGGCTTGGAGAGGAACGGAGTGCGACGGAAAACATTTTTGTATTACCTGAATGGAGAAGAAAAGGAATCGCCAAAGCCGTCATTACGAAAGCTTTATTGTTCCTGAGGGATAAAGGGAAAAGTGAAGCTACTCTGGGTGTATTCGGAGATAACGGAAGGGCAATATCCTTATACGAGTCATTAGGTTATCGAATGTTCTCCATTCATCTGGAGTTTGGAAAGGACTTATAA
- a CDS encoding GNAT family N-acetyltransferase, with translation MQTHIREATKNDYDAVHRIQRQVHEMHTKERPDHYQMADTTLDQEYFNNLINGENTKVFLLEHDQPIAYTIITIKNTFERPILIPKKVVYMDDFGVDQTFRGKGLGKRFFGEVVEYAKTIGADSLELGVWEFNEDAIKFYESMNLKTKSRLMEILL, from the coding sequence GTGCAAACACATATCCGAGAAGCCACCAAAAATGATTATGATGCGGTTCATCGAATACAAAGACAAGTGCACGAAATGCATACAAAGGAAAGACCAGACCATTACCAGATGGCAGACACCACGTTAGACCAAGAGTATTTTAACAACTTAATAAATGGAGAAAACACGAAGGTATTTTTATTGGAACATGACCAACCCATCGCCTATACCATTATTACAATCAAGAATACCTTTGAAAGGCCGATCCTCATTCCTAAGAAAGTGGTTTATATGGATGACTTTGGTGTGGATCAGACGTTCAGAGGAAAAGGATTGGGAAAAAGATTCTTTGGGGAAGTAGTGGAGTACGCTAAGACGATTGGTGCAGATTCACTGGAGTTAGGCGTATGGGAGTTTAACGAAGATGCGATTAAATTCTATGAATCCATGAATTTAAAGACTAAATCAAGGCTGATGGAAATCCTTTTATAA
- a CDS encoding helix-turn-helix domain-containing protein translates to MSSTELKDYLGISDEQLEKIYPRKEDDVVKSEIPYIKIGYEYYFPVKAIDRWLEETEGKSFQ, encoded by the coding sequence TTGAGTTCTACGGAATTAAAAGATTACTTAGGCATAAGCGACGAGCAATTAGAAAAGATATACCCCAGAAAAGAAGATGATGTGGTTAAAAGTGAGATTCCATACATAAAAATAGGATATGAATACTACTTTCCTGTTAAAGCAATCGATCGATGGTTAGAGGAGACGGAAGGTAAATCCTTTCAGTAA
- a CDS encoding DinB family protein, whose translation MISKPETNEYPPYYKGYVNNVPDGDLLQILDEQHKETKKLLMDLSEEKAEYQYAPGKWTIKEVIGHITDTERIMCYRLLSIARGEKGMLPGYNDDDYVKRGQFNCFSLSDLLHHQALVRQHTILLLSSMDEEALRQRGNANGSEVTARAIAYIIAGHEMHHRRIIKDRYLRDTLTNSDTDAKG comes from the coding sequence ATGATAAGCAAACCAGAAACGAACGAATACCCTCCGTATTATAAGGGATATGTAAACAATGTCCCAGATGGAGATCTCCTCCAGATTCTTGATGAACAGCATAAGGAAACCAAGAAACTGTTGATGGACTTAAGTGAGGAAAAGGCAGAATATCAGTATGCCCCGGGAAAATGGACCATCAAGGAAGTCATCGGCCACATAACCGACACGGAGCGAATAATGTGCTACCGCCTTCTCAGTATTGCCAGGGGAGAAAAGGGAATGCTGCCTGGATATAACGATGATGATTATGTGAAAAGAGGGCAGTTCAATTGTTTTTCACTATCGGATCTTCTGCATCATCAAGCCCTTGTCCGCCAACACACCATTCTTCTTCTAAGCAGCATGGATGAAGAAGCGTTGCGCCAGCGAGGGAACGCAAATGGCTCCGAAGTGACGGCCCGTGCAATTGCGTACATTATTGCGGGGCATGAAATGCATCATCGAAGGATAATTAAGGATCGATATTTAAGGGACACATTGACAAATAGTGATACTGATGCGAAAGGATGA
- a CDS encoding NUDIX domain-containing protein: MPPTKKAYAYVTRVRDKRLQVLVFKHKNIPEAGIQIPKGTVKEDEDTFSAVIREVQEETGIQRFEVGKLITEDYWENDDGAMHKRYFYKIICHELSDEWEYNPTGGGEEVGITFQFFWVSSDEEVELIKGHADYLKMVFYE, encoded by the coding sequence ATGCCCCCAACAAAAAAAGCATACGCCTACGTCACAAGAGTAAGAGATAAAAGGCTGCAAGTATTGGTATTTAAACACAAGAATATTCCTGAAGCAGGTATCCAGATACCGAAAGGCACAGTAAAAGAAGATGAAGACACGTTTAGCGCAGTAATAAGAGAAGTTCAAGAGGAAACCGGCATTCAAAGATTTGAAGTGGGAAAATTGATAACAGAAGACTATTGGGAAAATGATGACGGTGCTATGCACAAAAGGTATTTTTATAAAATCATTTGTCATGAATTGTCTGATGAGTGGGAGTACAACCCCACAGGTGGAGGAGAAGAAGTAGGAATTACCTTTCAATTCTTTTGGGTATCATCGGATGAAGAAGTTGAACTAATAAAAGGTCACGCTGATTATTTGAAGATGGTTTTTTATGAATAA
- a CDS encoding sugar nucleotide-binding protein has product MERSLWGLVSYITWEWGSIGRVDTNNNMGEINVRILILGATGFLGSTLFGLAEKLNHTVLGTSRNQNGNSNIIKLNITDKGAVEQTIKDFHPDVVVWALLSMAEEDALINVGLSNLLSTISRQTKLIFISTDGVFSEGKGGYSESDETKPIAEEAPLSTYINSKIVGEKMVQNDHPNHIIIRTGPLYGKDLNQNIEQRTQRTISEVEEKGCFHAATNMYRNFVHIEDLSTAILELCTLDFLGLIHVGPLQKESYFSFYQKRLRGLDYEENVIKASKIDPNENPYLILDTSLNTQRVNGLLKSKFRSISSM; this is encoded by the coding sequence ATGGAGCGATCATTATGGGGATTGGTCTCTTATATTACCTGGGAGTGGGGGTCTATAGGAAGAGTAGATACTAATAACAATATGGGGGAAATTAACGTGAGAATTCTAATATTAGGAGCAACTGGATTTCTTGGATCTACTTTATTTGGTTTAGCAGAAAAATTAAATCACACAGTATTAGGTACTTCAAGAAATCAAAATGGAAACTCAAATATAATTAAATTGAACATAACAGATAAAGGCGCAGTAGAACAAACGATCAAAGATTTTCATCCTGATGTAGTCGTATGGGCATTGTTAAGTATGGCTGAAGAGGATGCATTAATAAACGTAGGTTTATCAAACCTATTATCAACGATAAGTAGACAGACGAAACTTATCTTCATTTCGACAGACGGCGTTTTTTCAGAAGGAAAAGGTGGTTATTCTGAGTCAGATGAAACTAAACCGATAGCTGAAGAAGCACCTTTATCTACCTATATTAATTCGAAAATAGTGGGTGAAAAGATGGTCCAGAACGACCATCCAAACCACATCATTATTCGTACAGGTCCACTATACGGAAAGGATTTAAATCAAAATATTGAACAGAGGACTCAAAGGACTATCAGTGAAGTTGAAGAAAAGGGCTGCTTCCATGCGGCAACAAATATGTACCGCAATTTTGTACATATTGAGGATTTATCCACTGCCATATTAGAGCTATGTACCTTAGATTTTCTTGGGCTGATACATGTAGGTCCATTACAGAAAGAAAGTTATTTTTCTTTTTACCAAAAGCGCTTAAGAGGTTTGGATTATGAAGAAAATGTAATAAAAGCTTCCAAAATAGATCCAAATGAAAATCCATATTTAATACTGGATACTTCATTAAATACTCAAAGAGTGAATGGTTTGCTTAAATCAAAATTTAGAAGCATTAGTAGTATGTAG
- a CDS encoding NUDIX hydrolase, giving the protein MNQNGYILLAKRKDYPLWDLPGGTLEKGEELAICAMRETQEETGYSISIKQKIGEYYKPQYNDVEHLFSGELEGGSPIDEGPETEEVRWFHPRKLPLNMIPNRRKQIKNYLTCRGKVVKTSLRVSPAKIFFYKGFLKVFGRFL; this is encoded by the coding sequence ATGAATCAAAATGGTTATATTCTGTTAGCTAAGCGAAAAGATTATCCTTTATGGGATCTTCCTGGAGGAACACTGGAAAAAGGTGAAGAATTAGCGATTTGTGCTATGAGGGAAACACAAGAAGAAACAGGTTATAGTATTTCAATTAAGCAGAAAATCGGGGAATACTATAAGCCACAATACAACGATGTGGAGCATTTATTTTCAGGAGAATTAGAAGGCGGGTCACCGATTGACGAGGGACCGGAAACAGAAGAAGTAAGGTGGTTTCATCCTCGTAAACTCCCCTTAAATATGATTCCAAATAGAAGAAAACAAATTAAGAATTATTTAACGTGTAGGGGAAAAGTAGTGAAAACATCATTAAGAGTTTCTCCTGCAAAAATATTCTTTTATAAGGGGTTTTTAAAAGTCTTTGGTAGATTTCTATAA
- a CDS encoding DUF2785 domain-containing protein, with protein MVDFRSTDLIMEEHELKKYLQEYKNGDKPWDVENHARLVTSMIHFIGSTDSELRDKLIYSTFCQLAIDNQLGHDLLNDLLDYSLSDDMLFKGIGENGTDTVFTRAFSSLVIAVILYKDNEDDFLPRDVVYKTKDLLINYINSENDLRGFVPVKGWAHSIAHVADAFDELILNKKMEQKDYLDMLPPLWEKVLVSDSVYVHAEDERMIAPILAMLEKGLDLVEIEHLLKGLPSELKRRKEQVEEENYWFLEANCKTFLKSFYVKISSREELISLRRDIELCLSEL; from the coding sequence ATGGTGGATTTTCGATCAACCGATTTAATAATGGAAGAACATGAACTGAAAAAGTACTTACAAGAATATAAGAATGGAGATAAACCATGGGACGTAGAGAATCATGCTCGTCTTGTGACATCGATGATTCATTTTATCGGATCTACGGATAGTGAGCTTAGAGATAAATTGATCTACAGCACCTTTTGTCAGTTAGCCATAGACAACCAGTTGGGGCATGATTTATTGAATGATCTGCTGGATTACAGTTTAAGTGATGACATGTTATTCAAGGGGATTGGTGAAAATGGCACGGATACCGTGTTTACAAGGGCGTTTAGCTCACTTGTCATCGCTGTTATTTTATACAAGGATAATGAGGATGATTTTCTCCCCCGGGACGTTGTCTATAAAACTAAAGATCTCTTAATCAACTACATCAACTCTGAAAATGACCTGAGGGGTTTTGTCCCCGTGAAAGGCTGGGCTCATAGTATAGCCCATGTGGCAGACGCGTTTGACGAGTTGATTCTCAATAAAAAAATGGAACAGAAAGATTACTTAGACATGTTGCCCCCACTTTGGGAGAAGGTCCTTGTATCTGACAGTGTCTATGTACATGCCGAAGACGAGAGAATGATCGCACCGATACTCGCCATGTTAGAAAAGGGATTGGACCTAGTGGAAATAGAGCACTTACTAAAAGGGTTACCTTCCGAACTGAAGCGCAGGAAAGAACAAGTAGAGGAAGAGAATTATTGGTTTTTAGAAGCGAACTGTAAGACCTTTTTAAAAAGCTTTTACGTAAAGATAAGTTCCCGTGAAGAGTTGATCTCTCTTCGTCGGGATATTGAATTGTGCTTATCAGAATTGTAG
- a CDS encoding GNAT family N-acetyltransferase, translated as MLSTERCELHRLKESDSYHIKRLYDNEQVRKYLGGIVNEESFKQRFHEMIHSPNKEHYWTIFNKSSQEFVGMVFLDTYHDGIHTEIGYQLLPEFWGRGIAREVINKVLHYGIHTMQLDKVMAETQSENKASCNLLLSVGMRLEMKI; from the coding sequence TTGTTGTCCACAGAAAGATGCGAGTTACATAGATTAAAGGAAAGTGATTCTTACCATATTAAAAGATTATACGACAACGAGCAGGTACGAAAATATTTAGGTGGCATCGTTAATGAAGAATCATTTAAACAGAGATTTCATGAAATGATCCATTCACCAAATAAGGAACATTATTGGACTATTTTTAATAAAAGTTCCCAGGAATTTGTCGGCATGGTTTTCCTTGATACTTATCATGACGGAATTCACACAGAAATCGGCTATCAATTGTTACCGGAATTCTGGGGGAGAGGGATCGCCAGAGAAGTAATTAATAAGGTATTGCATTATGGAATTCACACTATGCAATTAGACAAAGTCATGGCCGAAACACAGTCGGAAAATAAGGCTTCTTGCAATCTATTATTATCAGTAGGGATGAGGTTGGAGATGAAGATTTAA
- a CDS encoding N-acetyltransferase has product MNKHEPIEIEGGLRLVYQEPKEYTRYYSIYHGQKYADSYFRRSPETLVEVATIFDCGYFIVEGETIIGGVLLKPNFISDLFIVPPYKDYEGVAHKLLNYVKKISAIEEKIIVREVVEEHVATYEQLGCKIQEVNVWMIRPTEPMMAFLREGYRSRAVLSKDANDIACLLMKAYSPNPAYKEIGTKEDYLLHVNEFIDVHKHNEIMDECSRVVIDTHSGTIVGVCLHMEFEDYPLIMSLVVEPDHQQRGIGRYLLTHSIHSSSEGYPATRLSVIEDNAAIKLYEDLGFFKSKSISDMYLEY; this is encoded by the coding sequence ATGAATAAGCATGAACCTATCGAGATAGAAGGCGGCTTAAGGCTGGTTTATCAAGAACCGAAAGAATACACTCGCTATTATTCCATTTACCATGGACAAAAATATGCAGATTCTTATTTTAGAAGGTCCCCGGAGACGTTAGTGGAAGTGGCAACCATTTTTGACTGTGGATATTTCATTGTGGAAGGTGAAACGATCATTGGCGGTGTACTACTGAAACCTAATTTCATATCAGATTTATTTATCGTGCCGCCCTATAAGGACTACGAAGGGGTGGCACATAAGCTATTAAACTATGTCAAAAAGATATCTGCAATTGAAGAAAAAATCATTGTAAGAGAAGTGGTAGAGGAACATGTAGCAACGTATGAACAACTTGGATGCAAGATTCAAGAGGTGAATGTATGGATGATTCGTCCGACTGAGCCCATGATGGCTTTTCTCCGTGAAGGGTATCGTTCAAGGGCTGTTTTAAGTAAAGATGCAAATGATATCGCATGTTTACTTATGAAAGCCTATAGTCCCAATCCGGCGTATAAGGAAATCGGAACGAAAGAGGATTATCTTCTCCACGTAAACGAATTTATCGATGTACATAAACATAATGAAATCATGGATGAGTGTTCAAGAGTTGTGATCGATACCCACTCGGGCACCATTGTAGGGGTCTGTTTGCACATGGAGTTTGAAGACTATCCGCTTATCATGAGTTTAGTTGTGGAACCTGATCACCAACAGAGAGGGATTGGACGATACTTGTTAACCCATTCAATCCATTCTTCGAGTGAAGGGTACCCGGCCACACGCTTGTCTGTCATTGAGGATAATGCAGCGATTAAGCTTTATGAAGATCTTGGGTTTTTTAAAAGTAAATCGATCAGTGATATGTATCTAGAGTATTAA
- a CDS encoding GNAT family N-acetyltransferase has protein sequence MISELEQSEFYRCKALLVHGGLLESKAAIEGMHSDRIFVDDPLSPASAFIWLGSNNGFIFIGNEENAGFNSQLTHHFNTVIKPDANRMGLTRFEAIGDHPKWNKTIKSVFGENLKGYNQKVYELQKDYYIQHEPRLEQGYETVKITKSVLENNASETYRNIEFLQSKVLQFWPSFDKFLHHGLGNMVVYENEIVSICFSGVVAENVHGIDIETLPHHQGKKLAQKGAHAFVQDCLENEIIPYWDCMEINEPSVAVAEKIGFRNKLNYSWYSVPFE, from the coding sequence ATGATTTCAGAGCTTGAACAGTCTGAATTTTATAGATGCAAAGCATTATTGGTTCACGGGGGACTATTGGAATCTAAAGCCGCCATTGAAGGCATGCATTCCGACCGCATATTTGTGGATGACCCTTTGTCTCCTGCCTCTGCATTTATATGGCTGGGAAGTAATAATGGTTTTATCTTTATTGGAAACGAAGAAAACGCTGGATTTAATAGCCAGCTGACCCATCATTTCAATACAGTCATCAAACCAGACGCCAACAGAATGGGTTTAACACGTTTTGAAGCGATAGGTGACCATCCAAAGTGGAATAAGACGATTAAAAGCGTATTTGGTGAAAATCTGAAAGGCTACAATCAAAAAGTGTATGAACTGCAAAAGGATTATTATATCCAGCATGAACCTCGTTTAGAACAAGGATATGAAACTGTTAAAATCACAAAAAGTGTTTTGGAAAACAACGCTTCCGAAACATATCGAAACATCGAATTCTTACAATCGAAAGTATTACAGTTTTGGCCATCGTTTGATAAGTTCCTACATCATGGTCTCGGGAATATGGTGGTTTATGAAAATGAAATTGTAAGCATTTGTTTCTCAGGAGTTGTAGCAGAAAATGTGCACGGCATTGACATTGAGACGTTACCCCATCATCAAGGGAAAAAGCTTGCACAGAAGGGAGCTCATGCTTTTGTGCAAGACTGTTTAGAGAATGAGATCATCCCGTATTGGGATTGTATGGAGATCAATGAACCTTCTGTTGCAGTTGCAGAAAAGATTGGGTTTCGGAATAAGCTTAATTATAGTTGGTATAGTGTGCCGTTTGAATGA
- a CDS encoding DUF4179 domain-containing protein, with amino-acid sequence MNNHIRRELEKIEIPDELHSRARLGVEKAKAEFNARSHPTVKEKKPSQIPSSKGKKHLYKRLSIIAAALLLIASTLTFTPVIAAIQEVYDKIFSSKHIDDSGVRNAVLSGDGQILDQTYIDDKHDITVHFERVLTDDKETKLLLTYQSEKTDLKDYYIDLFEGVSSINLMVGNERRKLKNVGWGSRYYDRKENKVVSALSFESLKDYKGKDIRLEIDQLTVYKDNGRDSVETTWPLEFTIKPAALSERRTVELNKTFTYKGETYTVTRVEFSKLETRVVVTGSDTGDQKDKSGKVYNVMSKLERQFLHSRKNSKGYGYSVDDKRSGVFIKAGGEKVEPIFSKGEVDGDNDEYIMTFAPIAVKNQKDCILEVGDAVDIPLTKSGKVIQKKIEDEKSEMEALLADSGFTLIPLSKEEEEEINQYLKTYPKEFSNDRKPIGKLKRLNSKILDVSISERSGSVSHVEASTPEEAKKIREDNGLSFIPVYLKQY; translated from the coding sequence TTAGAAAAAATTGAAATTCCAGATGAATTACATAGTAGAGCCAGATTAGGCGTCGAGAAAGCAAAAGCAGAATTCAATGCGAGGAGTCATCCAACTGTAAAGGAGAAGAAGCCAAGTCAAATACCCTCTTCAAAAGGGAAAAAACATCTTTATAAAAGACTTTCAATCATTGCAGCGGCACTCTTGCTCATTGCTTCAACGCTAACATTCACACCAGTGATAGCGGCCATTCAAGAAGTATATGACAAAATTTTCTCAAGTAAGCATATTGATGATTCAGGAGTGAGGAATGCCGTTCTATCAGGGGATGGGCAAATACTTGATCAAACATATATTGATGATAAACATGATATTACCGTCCATTTTGAACGTGTGTTGACGGATGATAAGGAAACAAAACTCCTCCTTACTTATCAGAGTGAAAAGACCGATTTAAAAGATTATTATATTGATTTGTTCGAAGGTGTAAGCTCAATCAATTTAATGGTTGGAAACGAAAGAAGAAAATTGAAAAATGTAGGCTGGGGAAGTAGATATTATGACAGGAAGGAGAACAAAGTAGTATCAGCCCTTTCGTTTGAATCATTAAAGGATTATAAGGGAAAAGACATCCGCTTGGAAATTGATCAATTAACGGTTTATAAAGATAACGGTCGGGATAGCGTGGAAACAACCTGGCCATTAGAATTTACCATCAAGCCAGCTGCATTATCAGAAAGAAGAACGGTAGAACTCAATAAAACATTCACTTACAAAGGGGAAACCTACACCGTTACAAGGGTCGAGTTCTCTAAGTTGGAAACAAGGGTGGTAGTTACAGGGTCAGACACAGGAGATCAAAAGGATAAAAGTGGAAAGGTATATAATGTGATGAGCAAGTTAGAGCGCCAATTTCTTCATTCCAGGAAAAACAGTAAAGGGTATGGGTATAGTGTTGACGATAAAAGATCTGGAGTGTTCATAAAAGCAGGCGGCGAAAAAGTCGAACCGATTTTTAGTAAGGGTGAAGTAGATGGAGACAACGATGAATACATCATGACCTTTGCCCCGATAGCTGTTAAGAATCAAAAGGACTGCATCCTTGAAGTGGGTGACGCTGTCGACATACCTCTGACTAAATCCGGGAAGGTAATTCAAAAAAAGATAGAGGATGAAAAATCCGAAATGGAAGCGTTGCTAGCTGACAGTGGATTTACATTAATTCCATTGTCCAAGGAAGAAGAGGAAGAAATAAATCAATATTTAAAGACATACCCAAAAGAATTTTCAAATGATAGAAAACCGATTGGAAAGCTAAAACGGCTAAATTCAAAGATCCTAGACGTTAGCATTTCAGAAAGATCTGGTTCCGTCAGTCATGTTGAGGCTAGTACTCCAGAAGAAGCTAAAAAAATTCGAGAAGATAATGGTTTGTCTTTTATTCCAGTTTATTTAAAACAATATTAA
- a CDS encoding TIGR04104 family putative zinc finger protein has protein sequence MQHCKNCQTQFQWKEVYRYLWGPIINPIRCHACNQEHLITMKGRVMLSLLLVFPSLLFTLFLTPFQNIFLTLELGCY, from the coding sequence TTGCAACACTGCAAGAACTGTCAAACCCAATTCCAATGGAAAGAGGTCTACCGGTATTTATGGGGCCCAATAATAAATCCGATCAGATGTCATGCATGCAATCAAGAGCACTTGATAACGATGAAGGGGAGGGTCATGCTTAGTTTGTTGTTGGTTTTTCCCTCGTTACTCTTTACCCTTTTCCTTACTCCCTTCCAAAACATTTTTTTAACTTTGGAATTGGGATGCTATTAA
- a CDS encoding phosphopantothenoylcysteine decarboxylase, with protein sequence MSLLKDKKILITSGGTLEKWDTVRGHTNLAKGTMGCYLAEEALNQEAEVIYLHGYFAKLPENHGNMRLIQFEGIEDLGEKIKSIVQSEPIDVVIMAAAGSDWVVDKILDQLGNSILESGKMTSDEPPIIHFKKAPKVLSEIKKWNPNVLLVGFKLEHTDDSEYLFKRANLRMDSSGAEFMVANKTWSLYGENAEHYIVSKGQPPQMYKSKKDTAEGLMELLAGHVN encoded by the coding sequence ATGAGTTTATTAAAAGATAAAAAGATCCTGATAACAAGCGGAGGTACGCTTGAGAAATGGGATACGGTCAGGGGACATACTAATTTAGCAAAAGGGACGATGGGGTGTTATCTAGCGGAAGAAGCATTGAACCAGGAAGCAGAGGTCATTTACTTACACGGCTACTTTGCAAAGCTTCCAGAAAACCATGGGAACATGCGATTAATACAATTTGAAGGCATAGAAGATTTAGGTGAGAAAATCAAATCGATTGTACAATCTGAACCTATCGATGTCGTGATCATGGCAGCTGCGGGATCAGATTGGGTAGTCGATAAAATATTGGACCAACTAGGGAATTCGATTTTGGAGTCAGGAAAAATGACGAGTGATGAACCCCCGATCATTCATTTTAAAAAAGCACCGAAAGTATTATCAGAAATAAAGAAATGGAACCCTAACGTCTTACTTGTCGGATTCAAGTTAGAGCACACAGATGACTCGGAATACTTATTTAAGAGGGCAAACCTTCGAATGGATTCTTCCGGGGCAGAATTTATGGTTGCGAATAAAACCTGGTCTCTCTATGGTGAAAATGCCGAGCATTATATTGTTTCAAAAGGTCAACCTCCTCAAATGTACAAAAGTAAAAAAGATACAGCAGAGGGCTTAATGGAGTTACTTGCAGGTCATGTAAACTAA